The segment TTATACGGGTAATGATTTTATTATTATTGATTTTGAAGGAGAACCTGAAAGGCCTTTGGGTGAGAGGAGATTAAAAAAGTCTCCATTAAAGGATGTCGCTGGCATGATCAGGTCGTTTCATTATGCAACCCATAATGTTCTCATCAAACGCTCATCTATCAGGCCGGAGGATGTTCCGTCATTGGAACCCTGGATGGATGTATGGTACCAATATGCAGGTGGGACATTTCTGAAATCGTATCTTGACACTGTGGAGAATACCCCTCTTATTCCAAAGGACAGGGATGAATGTAATGTGTTGCTAAGGGCATTTCTGCTTGAAAAAGCGGTTTATGAACTGGGGTACGAGTTAAATAACCGCCCTGAATGGATAATTATTCCGTTGAGAGGAATAAAACACATAATGGAGACTTAAAGAATGACGAATAAAAAAACGAATAGCAGAACAAATGTTACCGATACCATAAGCCTTTTTACAGACCACGATATTTATCTCTTCCGGGAAGGAAGCCATTTTAAACTTTACAACAAATTTGGTTCCCATAGTCTTGTGGTAAACGGAATTGAAGGTACCAGTTTTGCTGTATGGGCGCCCAATGCTGAACGTGTCTCGGTTATCGGAGATTTTAATCAATGGAACAAGGATGCTCATCTTCTCAAAGTACGATATGACGGTTCCGGGATATGGGAAGGATTTATTGGTGGTGTAGGAAAGGGTGCCAACTATAAATATCATATAGTATCCAGATATAATAACTACCAGGTTGATAAAGGTGATCCTTTTGCGTTCTTGTGGGAGGTCCCCCCCCGGACTGCTTCGGTGGTATGGGATCTGGATTATATATGGGGAGATAATGATTGGATGACAAACAGGCATAAATCCAATAACCTTTCAGCACCTTTTGCTATCTATGAGGTACACCCCGGCTCATGGCGGAGAATTCATGAAGAAGGGAACAGGCCGCTTACCTACCGGGAAATGGCTCACCATCTTGCTGATTATGTAAAGGAAATGGGATTCACCCATGTTGAATTTTTACCGGTCATGGAACATCCTTTTTATGGATCATGGGGATACCAGACGGTAGGGTACTTCGCACCTACAAGCAGATATGGCACTCCTCAGGATTTTATGTACCTGGTCGATCATCTTCATCAGCACGGAATAGGTGTTATTCTGGACTGGGTACCTTCACACTTTCCTGGTGATGAACACGGACTTGCTTATTTTGATGGTACACATCTCTATGAACACTCGGACCCCAAAATAGGGTTTCATCCTGAATGGAATAGTTACATCTTTAACTATGGCAGGTATGAGGTTCAGGCATTCCTTATCAGCAGTGCCCTGTACTGGCTTGATGTCTATCATATTGACGGGATAAGGGTTGATGCTGTAGCATCGATGCTCTATCTTGATTATGCAAGAAGGCACGGTGAATGGATTCCGAATAAATACGGAGGGAAGGAAAATCTGGAGGCGATACATTTTCTCAAAAGGTTTAATGAAGCCGTTTACCTAGCTCATCCTGATGTTCAGACGATAGCAGAGGAGTCAACGGCATGGCCTATGGTTTCCAAACCGGTGTATGTCGGAGGGCTTGGATTTGGTATGAAGTGGAATATGGGATGGATGCATGATACCCTGAACTATTTTTCAAAAGATCCGGTCTTCAGAAAGTA is part of the Candidatus Jettenia sp. AMX2 genome and harbors:
- the glgB gene encoding 1,4-alpha-glucan branching protein GlgB translates to MTNKKTNSRTNVTDTISLFTDHDIYLFREGSHFKLYNKFGSHSLVVNGIEGTSFAVWAPNAERVSVIGDFNQWNKDAHLLKVRYDGSGIWEGFIGGVGKGANYKYHIVSRYNNYQVDKGDPFAFLWEVPPRTASVVWDLDYIWGDNDWMTNRHKSNNLSAPFAIYEVHPGSWRRIHEEGNRPLTYREMAHHLADYVKEMGFTHVEFLPVMEHPFYGSWGYQTVGYFAPTSRYGTPQDFMYLVDHLHQHGIGVILDWVPSHFPGDEHGLAYFDGTHLYEHSDPKIGFHPEWNSYIFNYGRYEVQAFLISSALYWLDVYHIDGIRVDAVASMLYLDYARRHGEWIPNKYGGKENLEAIHFLKRFNEAVYLAHPDVQTIAEESTAWPMVSKPVYVGGLGFGMKWNMGWMHDTLNYFSKDPVFRKYYHDQLTFSIWYAFSENFVLPLSHDEVVYGKGSLIGKMPGDEWQRSANLRLLFGYMYTHPGKKLIFMGGEFAQWKEWWHDEGLEWYVLEYPFHRGVQRWVKDLNHFYRSVPAMYGTDFIPEGFEWIDFHDWEKSIVSFIRKSRDTNDIILVICNFTPVPRYNYRVGVPRGGFWKEVLNSDAKIYEGSGQGNFGGAEATPIPAHGRYYSLSLTLPPLGIVFFSSSLY